In Mesorhizobium sp. J428, the genomic window CGAATCCGGGAAAAATGAGAGCGCCGCTGTCTTTGATGCCTCGTTCATACTAAAGCCAGGAATGGTGGGGCTCATACTCGACGATAGCACTACTGGTGGGGCAAAGATGCTGTCGCTAATCAACGATCTACATAAGCACGATCTCATAACTACAGATGCACTTGTTTTTTTTGAGCCGCAACTCAAAAAGCCGCGGATTACCTTGGAGGCAAAAGGAATCAAACTCCATTCAATCTTGTTTTTCTCGGCTGAAGGAAAGCTTGTTTGAAAGTGCTTATAAACGGTGCCTATTCGACAGGCAAAACAACTCTTCTCCAGTCATGTGTTGATTTACTAAGGAGCGGCGGTCGAGACGTGATAGGGTTGGATGAGACTGCCCGCCATTGTCCATTTCCCCTTAACCGAGATCAATCATTCTTGAGTACTCAATGGCTAATACATCGCCAGATATCGCGTGAAATCGAATCTTTTTCCGAAGAAAATATTTTGATTATTGATCGAGGAATTCCAGACATATTTGCGCACTATTTGGAGACGTGTGACCGGCTAGGAACCACATCGCCTGAGATAGAAGTCTTGGTGGATTTTCTGATTATTTGGTGTAATACATACGACTTGGTCATTACCACCGAGATTGATCAAGTTGTTGACATCATAGACGACGGTCTGCGTATACCCGATAAAAGATACCGGGAGCTGATGGGGCAATACAACATATCGGCGCTGTCGCGCTTGATGCGACGGAGCGTTACTCTGCCTCGATCCGTTCAATCAGACAGCGAGTTACTTCATAAATTTATCGTGGAGACAATTATAACTTGACATGATCAGCAATTTGTCGAGCCATCTGCTGTGGAGATTTTCGACCGCCAGCGTCACTTGTCGTGTCTATTATAAGCCACGGCCCTAGGATGTCCTTGTCGACAATAACATTGTACATGTATTGTGCACGGCTCTGCAAGGTTTTATCTTGCTCGTGTATATCGAAGGACTCTTTGGTGTAGTTCCTCAACGCTTTTTCGGACACATTTTGCTTAGCTTGATCGATATGGGTGCGTAAAAGTACGTTAAGGTTTGGAGCGGGCATCCCAAATGTTTTTGTCTCCAGATCAACAATCCAATTCATTAAAGAATATCTCTGCGATTCGACGGTCTTTGCAGCCTGAAACGCCAAATTTGATGCAATATACCGGTCGAATATGAGAACGTCATGTTCGTTCGCGCGAGATCTTATAATGTCTAGATACTCAAGCCTGTCAATTGCGTATAATGCGGCTATAACCTTCACATCGTCGGGCGTTCGATGGCGACCTGCTAAGAAATCCCCTAACGCCCGACCGCCATAAGTATTCTCTACTTGCGGGAACTCGATGACGTCTGCGGACAAGCCACGCTCGATCAAGACAGCTTTAAGCTGATTCGCAACAGTATTCTTTCCTGCTCCATCAATGCCTTCAATTGCGATTATCATGACGCAATAATGCTTTCTGCTCTAGAATCTCTGTTGCTGCTAACAATCTCTTAAAACTAGATACCGAGATGTTAAGGTCGTCAGCCGCCGAAGCATACCATCGGTTTCTTTCTTCAGCAGGCTTAAAGAGGTTGCCATCTAGGTGATCTCTCGCAAGTTGCAGCCCCGCTAATATCGAGGACAATTCGCTACTTGAGGTGCCCGGGGAAACTGAGGCTAGAAAGTTTCGATCTGTGTGACACAGAGCGTGTTCGAATTCCGTCAGGGTGGACCGCCCTAGTACGTAGCTGCATAGTGCCTGAACAATGACCTGCGAGGGCTCATCAAGATTGGGAGCCGCCTCGGTGGCTGCTGCCGTTCTTGGGATGTGGCTTTTCCATATATGGTCTAGGACTTCTGGTAGATTCATACGTTAGCCTTATAGGCGAAATAGAGAACCCGCGGGATAGCTTCTTTCGCCATGTCCTCAAACTTCCGGGGGAATCGCTCTGGAGTATACTACTGGGAGATGCCCGTCCGGCCACCTCTTGCCCCTCCCGCTTCGGGCACCTTATCCCCACAAGAGGGAGAAGGAAAAGCACCTTACTACCTCTCAAACCGCATCACCCAGTTCTTCTCCCACGTCTGCCCGCCATCCGCCGACATCGCCTGCTCCCACACCGGGGCCTCGCCGGCCGTCCAGTCGAACCTGACCTTCACCGGCACCCCGCCCTCGACATCGTCGCCGAAGAACACGCCGCGCCCGCCTTCGAAGCGGCCGACGGTGGGCGGGTACAGGCGGTGGCTCTTGGTGTCGCTCCAGTAGATCGACCACAGGCCGGTCGCGGGATCGTAGAGCCGCAGCGTCATGCCGGTAAAACCCTTTTCCGGAATGAACGTCTGGTCGAGATTGCCGCCGTGGACACCGTTCGCATCGGGCATCACCTTCTCCACCTTCGACGTCGCGGGAAACACCTCCCAGTCGGTCGACCCCTTCAGCCGCTCCCGCAACCGCTCATTGGTGATGCGCCATTCGCCCACCAGGAAATCGAAATCGCCAAAACCCTGCATCCTGTCCCCCTGAGAAGACGCATCCTACGGCACCGCTCCTGACGCGGCGTGTCAGGAGAAGCGCTATGTCCTTCTCCCACAGGGAGAGAAGGCCAGGCGTGGATCGATTTCCGCCCCCTCCCGCGCCAACCCCTTGTCCCGCTCGCCCTCGCCGTTTTTTCTTCCGCTTTTCCATCCACACCCCTTCGCGCCTCCGCGACACTGTCGGCGATGAAAGGAGGCGACGGTGAGCGTCTGGGACGGAAGTGACTGGGAAAGCGGGATCGACTGGGACGGCGTCATCGAGCGCAATGTCCGCCTGCTCGGCCCCATCGTCGCCACGCTGTGCGTCATGGCGGGGCTCGCCCTTTCCTCGCCCCTTGTGGGAGAGGATGGTCCGGCTCGCCAAGGCGAAGCCGAGGCGTTAGCCGGACCTGGTGAGGGGGATCTTTCGCCGTCCCCAACCCTTCCCCGCCGCTGGCACCGCGCCGTCTACCGCCTGCTGCGCGCGGCGGAAGCTGCCGTGCGCCGGCTGATCATCGTGGTCGGCCGCGACATGGTGGCGGCGGAACCGGTGCTGGCCCCGCTCAAGACCAGTTCCGGCCCGCTGGTCACGCACATCCCCGTCCGCCCCGGCCTGGGTCTCGCCTGCGCCGCGCCGGCCGAGGTTCCCGCCGAGCCGGACCGCACGCGCAAACTCGCCTTTTGCCTCCTCGACCCGCTGCCCGACCCGACGAGGCCGCCATTCATGATGCGCAGCTGCGGCGTGCCGCGCATTTCCGTTCCGGGCTGGACGCCGCTCTTTTCCGTCGCGCCCCGTCACGAGCCGTCGCCGAACGACCCGATCGATGCCGGATATCTGCGCCGGCGGGTCGATGCGCTCAGCCGCGCACTCGCCGACCTGCCGCGCCAGGCGCTGCGGCTCGCCCGCTGGCGCGCGCGCTGCGAGGCGCTGCGCAAGGCACGCCGCCTGCACCGCGTCGCGCCGCTGCGCCCCGGCCGCGCCTACGGGCTGCGCCGGCCCGCGTCGCCGCGGCCCGAGCACCCGATCGACGACATCCTGCGCGACCTGCACTATTTCGCCTGGGAGGCGCAGGAGCGGCGCGACACGTCGTGAGGCGGCAACGCCCGCGCAAGCAAGGCCGGCGATGATGGCGCCATGCGAATCCTGGCCGCCGTCCTCGTCGCGCTTGCGCTCAGCACCCCCGCTTATGCCGAGGGCGGCATGACCTTCTACATGAAGAACGAAACCGCCCGCGCCATGGTGCTGGAGCTGCACGGCCGCGACACGCAGCGCGTCTGGCCGGGCGACGGCCAGGTCTACCTGCTCGAGCCCGGCGAGAAGAAGTCGGTGCTGATCGACTGCCGCGAGGGCGAGAACATCTGCTACGGCGCCTGGGTCAACGGCAACGACCGCATCTCCTACGGCGTCGGGCCGGACGGAAACCGCGCGTGCCGCGACTGCTGCTCGATCTGCGTCGCCAAGACCACGACGACCATCGACATGCCGCGATAGCGGACGTATCACTCCGGGCGCTCAGAGCCGGAGGAAAGCATGGCAGGTCTCTATTTCGACGAACTCAGCGTGGGCCAGGTCTTCCGCCACGAGATCCGCCGCACCATCACCGAGGCCGACAATGTCTGGTTCTCGGCCATCACCCACAACCCGGCCTATCTCCACCTCGACGAGGAATACTGCCGCACCGAGACCGAGTTCGGCACCCGCATCGTCAACTCCTGCTTCACGCTGTCGCTGATGGTCGGCATCTCCGTCGGCGAGACGACGCTCGGCACGGCCATCGCCAACCTCGGCTGGGACGAGGTGCGTTTCCCCAGGCCCGTCTTCCACGGCGACACCATCCGCGTCGAGACCGAGGTCGCCGAGCTGCGCGAGTCGAAGTCGCGGCCCGACCAGGGCATCGTCACCTTCATCCACCGCGCCTACAACCAGAAGAACGAGCTCGTTGCGTCGTGCCGCCGCGCCGGCCTGCAGAAGAAGAGGCCGGCATGATCCCCCGCTCGCTCCTCTTCGTCCCCGCCGATTCCGAGAAGAAGCTCGCCAAGGGCCTTTCCTCCGGTGCCGACGCCCTGATCCTCGACCTGGAGGACTCCGTCTCGCCGGAGCGCAAGCAGGTCGCGCGCGACATGGCCGCGGCCTTCCTCGCCGAGAACCGTGGCGGCAACGGCCCCGCGCTCTGGGTGCGGGTCAACCCGCTCGCGCAGGGCGGGCTCGCCGATCTCGTCGCGATCGTGCGCGCCGCGCCCGCCGGTCTGATCGTGCCCAAGCCCGACGGCCCCTCCGACCTCCTCTCGCTTGGCCTGATGCTCGACGCGCTGGAGGCCCGCGACGGCATCGCCGCGCCCATCCCGCTCATCCCCATCGCCACCGAGACGCCCCGGGCCGTGCTGTCGCTGGCCGACTACGCGCAGGTTCCCGTGCCGCGCCTCGCCGCCATCACCTGGGGCGCGGAGGATCTCGCCGCCGCCCTCGGCGCCCGCGCCAACCGCGGGCCGGACGGCACGCTCGACCTGACCTACCGCCTCGCCCGCTCCTCCTGCCTCATTGCGGCGAAGGCTGCGGGCGTCGCGGCCATCGACACGGTCTGGACCGACTTCTCCGACGCCGCGGGCTTCGCGGCCGACTGCGCGGCCGCCGCGCGCGAGGGCTTTTCCGGCCGCATGGCCATCCACCCCAACCAGGTCGCCGTCATCAACGCCGCCTTCACCCCCTCGCCCGAGGAGGTCGCGCACGCACGGGAGGTGGTCGCCGCCTTCGCCGCCGCGCCGGGCGCCGGCGTCGTCAACCTCGGCGGCAGGATGTTCGACGTGCCCCACCTGAAACAGGCCCGCGCCCTCATCGCGCAGGCCGAGGCCTTCGCGGAGCGCGGCTAGGCCGTCACCCCCGCCGCCTTCAGCTGCGCGATCTCGTCCGCGCCGAAGCCGAAGCCCGCGAGGATCTCCGCCGTATCCGCCCCCGGCTCGGTCGCCGGGTGCGAGATCTGCGACGGCGTGCGGCTGAACCGCGGCGCGGGCGCGGTGTTCGTCACGCCGTCGACCGTCGGGTGGATGCCCCGTGCCGCCATGTGCGGATGCGCCTGCGCCTCGTCCAGGTCCAGCACCGGCGCGAAGCAGGCGTCCGAGCCTTCCAGCACCGCGCACCATTCGTCCCGCGTCTTCGTCCGGAACACCTCCTCCAGCCGCGCCTTCAGCCTGGGCCAGCCCTTGGTGTCGTATTGCGGCGGCAGGTCCTCGCCCGCGAGCCCCAGCCTCTCGATCATCTCGGCATAGAACTTCGGCTCCAGCGCGCCAATGGCGACATGCTTGCCGTCGCTTGTCTCGTAGACGCCATAGAACGGCGCGCCGCCGTCGAGCAGGTTCGAGCCGCGCTTCGTCTGGAAGCTGCCCATCTGCCGGAAGGCGTGGAACATGGTCATCAGCCCCGCCGTGCCGTCGACGATCGCCGCGTCCACCACCTGCCCCTTGCCCGAGCGCAGCGCCTCGATGTGCGCGGCCAGCACGCCCATCGCGAGATACATCGACCCGCCGCCGAAGTCGCCGAGCAGGTTGAGCGGCGGCACCGGCGCGCCGCCCGCCGGGCCGATCGCGGCCAGCGCGCCGGTCAGCGCGATATAGTTGATGTCGTGGCCGGCGGCCTTCGCCAGCGGCCCCTCCTGGCCCCAGCCGGTCATGCGGCCGAACACCAGCCTTGGATTGGCGGCAAGGCAGACGTCCGGCCCCAGACCCAGCTTCTCCATCACGCCGGGCCGGAACCCCTCGATCAGGATGTCGGCCTGGCTTGCCAGTCTGAGCACGGTGGCCACGCCCTCCGGCGACTTCAGGTCGACGGCGATCGAGCGCTTGTTGCGGTTGAAGAGGTCGTAGCGGACGGGGATCTCGACGC contains:
- a CDS encoding MaoC family dehydratase yields the protein MAGLYFDELSVGQVFRHEIRRTITEADNVWFSAITHNPAYLHLDEEYCRTETEFGTRIVNSCFTLSLMVGISVGETTLGTAIANLGWDEVRFPRPVFHGDTIRVETEVAELRESKSRPDQGIVTFIHRAYNQKNELVASCRRAGLQKKRPA
- a CDS encoding CoA ester lyase; the protein is MIPRSLLFVPADSEKKLAKGLSSGADALILDLEDSVSPERKQVARDMAAAFLAENRGGNGPALWVRVNPLAQGGLADLVAIVRAAPAGLIVPKPDGPSDLLSLGLMLDALEARDGIAAPIPLIPIATETPRAVLSLADYAQVPVPRLAAITWGAEDLAAALGARANRGPDGTLDLTYRLARSSCLIAAKAAGVAAIDTVWTDFSDAAGFAADCAAAAREGFSGRMAIHPNQVAVINAAFTPSPEEVAHAREVVAAFAAAPGAGVVNLGGRMFDVPHLKQARALIAQAEAFAERG
- a CDS encoding AAA family ATPase, with the translated sequence MLINGAYSTGKTTLLQSCVDLLRSGGRDVIGLDETARHCPFPLNRDQSFLSTQWLIHRQISREIESFSEENILIIDRGIPDIFAHYLETCDRLGTTSPEIEVLVDFLIIWCNTYDLVITTEIDQVVDIIDDGLRIPDKRYRELMGQYNISALSRLMRRSVTLPRSVQSDSELLHKFIVETIIT
- a CDS encoding CaiB/BaiF CoA-transferase family protein, with protein sequence MGPLAGIRIIEMAGIGPGPFCGMLLADMGADVIRVDRLAPSGLGVEIPVRYDLFNRNKRSIAVDLKSPEGVATVLRLASQADILIEGFRPGVMEKLGLGPDVCLAANPRLVFGRMTGWGQEGPLAKAAGHDINYIALTGALAAIGPAGGAPVPPLNLLGDFGGGSMYLAMGVLAAHIEALRSGKGQVVDAAIVDGTAGLMTMFHAFRQMGSFQTKRGSNLLDGGAPFYGVYETSDGKHVAIGALEPKFYAEMIERLGLAGEDLPPQYDTKGWPRLKARLEEVFRTKTRDEWCAVLEGSDACFAPVLDLDEAQAHPHMAARGIHPTVDGVTNTAPAPRFSRTPSQISHPATEPGADTAEILAGFGFGADEIAQLKAAGVTA